The Acidihalobacter prosperus genomic sequence GGCGACGCCTACGCGGGCCTCGCCTACGCCGACCTCGATGTGCCGCTCGGTCACGGCGAGTTCATGCTGCAGCCCAAGATCGTTGCCCGCGCGCTGCAGGCGCTGGCGCCGCGCGACAACGAGGTGGCGCTGGAGATCGGCACCGGCAGCGGCTATCTCACCGCCTGCCTCGCCTGCCTCGCCGCGCAGGTCGACAGCGTGGACATCGAGCCCGATTTCAAGCACGCCGCGCAGGCGCGGCTCAGGGCGCTCGAACTCAACAACGCCACCCTGCGCGTGGGCGACGCCGCGCAGGGCTGGGGCCTGCGCGACCGCTACGACGCGATCGCCGTTACCGGCTCCCTGCCCGAGGCGGCGCAGCTGGCGCCCTTCGAGCAGCGTCTTGCGGTGGGCGGGCGGCTGTTCGCCATCGTCGGCGAGGCGCCGGTCATGCGCGCCATGCTGATCACGCGCATGGACGAAACCAGCTGCACGCGACACACGCTGTTCGAGACCGGGGTCAAGCCGCTTCGCGGCCTGAGCAAGCAGCAGGTCTTCATCCTCTAGGATTGTCGGCGCCGCGCAAGGGAAACGGCCGCGCATGACCGAAACCACGCCCCTGTGCCGCGCCGGCAACAGCCGGCTGCTGCTGATCGACCTGCAGACGCGCCTGCTCGGCGCCATGCCCGAAGGCGACCGCGCGCGCGTCCTGCGCAACACCGGCATCCTGCTGGAGGCGGCGACGCTGCTGGAAATCCCCGCCCTGCTCAGCGAGCAGTACCCGCGCGGGCTCGGCACGACCGACGCCAGCCTTTCCGAACGCCTGCCGGCACGCACGCCGGTGGTGGAGAAGACCCGTTTCTCCTGCTGCGGCGTGCCGGACTACTGGTGGCAACTGCAGACCGAGGACCGCCGCCAGGCCGTGATCGCCGGCATCGAGGCCCATGTCTGCGTGCTGCAGACAGCGCTGGAACTGGCCGAACTTGGACGCCAGGTGTTCGTGGTCGAGGACGCGGTGTGTTCGCGCGATCCGGCCAATGCGGCCAATGCGCTCGCGCGGCTGAGACAGGCGGGGGTGGTCGTGACCAACACCGAATCGGTGGTGTTCGAATGGCTGGGCGATGCCGCCCACCCGCAGTTCAAGGCCGTATCCGCCCTGATCCGCTAGCGTGCGCACCGCGCCGATGCGGCGGCGCGCACGCAGCCCGGTTCAACCCTCGTAGCGCTGGAACACCAGGGTGGCGTTGGTGCCGCCGAAGCCGAAGCTGTTCGACATCACGCGGTTCAGGCGCACGCCGTCGCGCCGTTCGCGCACGATCGGAATGCCCTCCGCCGCCGGGTCCAGCTCGTCGATATTGGCGGACGCGGCGATGAAATCGTGCTGCATCATCAACAGCGAATAGATCGCCTCGTTCACGCCGGCCGCACCCAGCGCATGGCCGGTGATCGACTTGGTGGAGCTGACCGCGGGTACCTCGCCCTTGAAGGCCTCGCTCATCGCGCGCAGCTCGGGCAGGTCGCCGGCCGGCGTGCTGGTGCCATGCGCGTTGATGTAGTCGATCGGGCCGTCGACGGTCGCCATTGCCTGCTGCATGCAGCGCACCGCGCCCTCGCCCGAGGGCGCGACCATGTCGTAGCCGTCGGAGGTGGCGCCGTAGCCGACCAGTTCGGCGAGGATGTTCGCGCCGCGCGCCTTGGCGTGCTCCAGCTCCTCCATCACCAGCACGCCGCCGCCGCCGGAGATCACGAAGCCGTCGCGCGCGGCGTCGTAGGGCCGCGAGGCGACTTGCGGAGTGTCGTTGTACTTGCTGGAGAGCGCGCCCATGGCGTCGAACAGCAGGGTCATGGTCCAGTGCACTTCCTCGCCGCCGCCAGCGAAAACGATGTCCTGCTTGCCCATCTGGATCAGCTCGGCGGCATTGCCGATGCAGTGCGCGCTGGTGGCGCAGGCGGAGCTGATCGAGTAGTTCACGCCCTTGATTTTGAACGGCGTGGCGAGACAGGCCGCATTGGTGTTCGACATGGTGCGCGTCACCATGTACGGACCCACCCGGCGCAGCCCCTTCTCGCGCAGGGTGTCGGTGGCGAGCAGCAGGTTGGCGGTCGAGGTGCCGCCCGAGCCCACGACCAGCCCGGTGCGCGGATGGGAGATGTCGCGCTCCTCCAGACCGGAACTGGCGATGGCCTCGGCCATGGCGATGTAGTTGAAGGCGGCGCCGTCGCCCATGAAGCGGCGCTGCTTGCGGTCGATCAGTTCGTCGGGATCGAGCTTGATCGAGCCGTGGATATGGGAACGGAAGCCGAGATCCGCATACTCGGCGCAATGCTCGATGCCCGAGCGGCCCTCGCGCAGGGCGTCGAGCACCTCCGCGCAGTTGTTGCCGATGCTCGACACGACTCCCATGCCGGTGACTACGACACGACGTGTGGACATGACCTAGAACCCCTCGGTCGACGTGAACAGCCCGACGCGCAGGTCGTGGGCTTCGTAGATGTCGCGCCCGTCCACGCGCATGACCGCATCGGCCACGCCCATGTAGAGCTTGCGCTTGACGAGACGCTTGATGTTGATTTCGTAGCTCACGAGCCGGTGCGCCGGGGTGACCTGACCGGTGAACTTGACCTCGCCCGCGCCGAGGGCCCGGCCGCGGCCCGGACCGCCGCACCAGCCGAGGTAGAAGCCGACGAGCTGCCACATCGCGTCGAGCCCCAGACAGCCGGGCATCACCGGGTCGCCTTCGAAATGGCAGCCGAAGAACCACAGATCCGGGGTGATGTCGAGTTCGGCCAACACCTGACCCTTGCCGTGCGGCCCCCCGTTTTCGGTGATCTGGGTGATGCGGTCGAACATCAGCATCGGCGGCAACGGCAGCTGCGCGTTGCCGGGGCCGAACAGCTCGCCATGCCCGCACTTCAGCAGGTCCTCACGCGTGTAACTCGTTTGTCGCTCCATACACTCCACCAGACGCCTGCGGCGCCGTTATCATTGTCCCAGCGGCTCGGTCGGGTCCGAGCGTCCCCTCATGCTGCCAGAGGTCGGCGCCCGCGGTCATGTGCCACCTCGGATCTCGCCGACCACGTATCGGCGGGACGGATCACGCCCCATCCACCCCACCGGGCGGAGTGCGGCATCATACACTGCTCGTGGCGCGACGGCCCCCCCGCGCCGTCAGCTCGCCCACCGCTTCCAGTGTGCGCGCCAGCGCGCCGCGGTTGCGCAGCACTACCGCATGCCCTGCCGAGCCTGCCTGCCGTCGCTGTGCCGGATCGCCCAGCAGGGCGGTCATGGCCGCGCCCAATGCGTCGGCATCCTCGACCACCTCGGCCGCGCCGGCCTCGATCAGCGCCTCGTAGATCGATTCGAAATTGCCGCGGTACGGACCGGTGACCACCGGCAGCCCGAGTGACGCCGGCTCCAGCGGGTTGTGGCCACCGGTCGGCACCAGGCTGCCGCCGACGAAGGCCGCATCGGCTGCCGCATACAGCATGAGCAACTCACCGAGGGTGTCGCCGAGCAGCACGTCGGTGTCGGCGCTGCCGCTTTCGCCGAGGCTGCGCCGGGCCACCCGGTATCCCGCCTGCGCGCACAGCGAAAAGGCCTCTCCAAAGCGTTCGGGGTGGCGCGGCACAAGGATCAGCAGCGCGTCGGCGAAGCGCTTGCGTACGTCCGCGAAAGCCGCCAGCACGGCCTCAGGTTCGCCCGGATGGGTGCTGGCGGCCACCCACACCGGACGCCCCCTGCCGAAACCCGTTCGCAGCGCGCGGCCGCGCGCCACCATTTCGGCGGGCACTTCGAGGTCGTATTTGAGATTGCCGAGCACGCGCACCGAACGCGCGCCGAGGGCCGTGAAGCGACGGGCGCTTTGCGTGTCCTGGGCGGCGATCAGCGTCACCTGCCCCAGGGTTTCACGCGTCAGTCCGCGCAGGCGCGCATAGCCGGCGGCGGAGCGTTCGGACAGACGGGCGTTCGCCACCATCAGCGGGATGTCGCGCCCGGCACAGGCCGCGAACAGGTTGGGCCACAGCTCGGTCTCCATGATCAGCGCGAGATGCGGGCGGGTGCGGTCGAGAAAGCGCGCGACCACGTGCGGCAGATCATAGGGCAGGTAGACGTGCTCGACCGTATCGCCGAACAGGCGCGCGATCTGCGCGGAGCCGGTGGGCGTGGTGCAGGTCAACAGCACGGCATGTTCCGGGTAGGCCTGCCGCAACCGGCGCACCAGCGGCGCCGCCGCGATGACCTCGCCCACCGAGACCGCATGCACCCACAGCCGCGGCCGTGCGGGCAGCGGCGCGAAACGCGCGAAGCGCTCGCCGATGCGGCGGCGGTAGGCGGGATTGCGCCGCGAGCGCCAGAGCAGGCGCAACGGCACGAAGGGGGCAAACAAAACAAGAACGATTTTATAGATAAATGAAGACAACGCCCATTTCACTATGGATCCAAGCCCAGCTTTCTCATATGCTCGGCCACTTCACGAGATGGCCTTATGTATTTCTTTTTCTTGATTATTATCGACTCCAAGTAGTAATAAAATCTAATCAATGCAGGTACACCACTACTCGTCTTACGCGTAAAAACTGGATATTTATTGTCATTCATTGCTGAAAACATTGCCTGAGGAGCCAGCCTACTATAGTCAAACAAGGCCTCCACAGGGAGATCGGGCATCACCGCAGAATCAAATAGCGATTGCTGTATAAATATACAATTTGTCGTAGTACATGAGACCAATTTATATCCTTTCTCTCCCCCAAGCCTCTCAAGAGCTTTTGCGGAACATCTGAAGTAAACAGCCCCCTCAGGATCGAAATAATCAATATAGGGAGGAATCTCCTGATTGTGCTCAATCACAACAATAGATGGATTTATATAATCCAGATACTTCCAAACATAATAATCAAATGAATCGATATCAATGGATATAATCCCAATATCAGGTTCCATACTCAATTCGTTAAAAATGGAGTCCAAACTATCTCTGCCCTTGGCGGTGATAAATCTATTCACACAAACAACACCCACTGCGTCTTTCGTATTTTCCTCCAATTGAAGAAATTTATCGGGCTGCCCTTCGATTAGCACCGCCTTCCAACCCAGAGCTTTCCAAAGAGTGTAAGTATTGGAACCAAAAACACCATCCCAGGCACCGACTTCCACAAGCACCTTGGGAACAGACTCCCCCACCACCGATAGCAAATATTCCAGGATGCCATCTTCACCGTGTTCGGACGTAATGTTTTTCTTGTAAATATCCAATTTGCCATTCTTCATGATGATGCCTTAGTTATGATTCAACCACGCTAGGTATTCCTGCACACCTTCCTCGACGGTCTTGAAGGGCGCGTCGTAGCCGGCCTGCCGCAGGGCCGCGATGTCCGCCTGAGTATAGCTCTGGTAACGCCCCTTGAGGTGGTCAGGAAAGGGGATGTACTGCAGGTCGCCCTTGCCGTGCCAGGCGATCACCGCGCGCGCGACGTCGTTAAAGGTCTGCGCGCGGCCGGTGCCGAGGTTGAAGATACCGGACACGTCGGGGTGATCCAGGAACCAGAGATTGACGTCGGCGCAGTCGCCGACATAGACGAAATCGCGGCTCTGCTCGCCGTCGCCGTAGCCGTCCGTGCCCTCGAACAGCCGGCAACGGCCGCTTTCGAGCAGTTGGTTGTTGAGGTGGAAGGCGACGCTGGCCATGGACCCCTTGTGCTGTTCGCGTGGGCCGTAGACGTTGAAATAGCGGAAACCCGCGATCTGGCTGCGCGCCCCGGGCAGCAGCCGGCGCACATACTGGTCGAACTGGAACTTGGAGTAGCCGTAGACGTTCAGCGGGCGCTCGCAGTCGAGGCGCTCGACGAAGTCGGGGCCGGCGCCGTAGACCGAGGCGGAGGAGGCGTAGAGAAACGCCACGCCGCGATCCAGGCAGTAGTGCAACAGCGTCTTGGAGTAGGCGTAGTTGTTTTCCATCATGAAGCGCCCGTCCCACTCGGTGGTGGCCGAGCAGGCGCCCTCGTGGAAGATCGCGCGGGCGCCGAAGTCCTCGCCGGCACGGACGCGGACGATGAAGTCGTCCTTGTCCAGATAGTCCGCGATCTGCAGGTCGGCGAGATTGACGAACTTGGTGCCGTCCGTCAGATCGTCGACGACCAGGATGTCGGTTTCGCCGCGCGCGTTGAGCCGCTGCACGATGTTGCTGCCGATGAAACCGGCGCCGCCGGTGACGATGATCATTCGCTGGAACCCCTCGATGCGTCTTCGCCGCGGCCACGCAGGATGGCGTCGATGATGCGGCTGGTGGAACAATCGTAACGGAAGTCGATGGTGCGCACCTCCCCTCCGGCAGCGGTGACGCAGCCATAGCCGGCCACGTCCTCGGGGCGGTAGTCGCCGCCCTTGACCAGCACGTCCGGCAGCACGCCGCAGATCAGGCGCTCGGGGGTGTCCTCGTCGAAGGGCACGACCCAGTCCACCGCGGCCAGACCCGCGAGCACCGCCATGCGGTGCTCCAGCGCGTTGACCGGGCGCGCCG encodes the following:
- a CDS encoding protein-L-isoaspartate O-methyltransferase family protein yields the protein MDYAQLRFIMVEQQIRPWDVLDQRVLEVVGRLPREQFVGDAYAGLAYADLDVPLGHGEFMLQPKIVARALQALAPRDNEVALEIGTGSGYLTACLACLAAQVDSVDIEPDFKHAAQARLRALELNNATLRVGDAAQGWGLRDRYDAIAVTGSLPEAAQLAPFEQRLAVGGRLFAIVGEAPVMRAMLITRMDETSCTRHTLFETGVKPLRGLSKQQVFIL
- a CDS encoding isochorismatase family protein, whose product is MTETTPLCRAGNSRLLLIDLQTRLLGAMPEGDRARVLRNTGILLEAATLLEIPALLSEQYPRGLGTTDASLSERLPARTPVVEKTRFSCCGVPDYWWQLQTEDRRQAVIAGIEAHVCVLQTALELAELGRQVFVVEDAVCSRDPANAANALARLRQAGVVVTNTESVVFEWLGDAAHPQFKAVSALIR
- the fabB gene encoding beta-ketoacyl-ACP synthase I, which translates into the protein MSTRRVVVTGMGVVSSIGNNCAEVLDALREGRSGIEHCAEYADLGFRSHIHGSIKLDPDELIDRKQRRFMGDGAAFNYIAMAEAIASSGLEERDISHPRTGLVVGSGGTSTANLLLATDTLREKGLRRVGPYMVTRTMSNTNAACLATPFKIKGVNYSISSACATSAHCIGNAAELIQMGKQDIVFAGGGEEVHWTMTLLFDAMGALSSKYNDTPQVASRPYDAARDGFVISGGGGVLVMEELEHAKARGANILAELVGYGATSDGYDMVAPSGEGAVRCMQQAMATVDGPIDYINAHGTSTPAGDLPELRAMSEAFKGEVPAVSSTKSITGHALGAAGVNEAIYSLLMMQHDFIAASANIDELDPAAEGIPIVRERRDGVRLNRVMSNSFGFGGTNATLVFQRYEG
- the fabA gene encoding 3-hydroxyacyl-[acyl-carrier-protein] dehydratase FabA, with the protein product MERQTSYTREDLLKCGHGELFGPGNAQLPLPPMLMFDRITQITENGGPHGKGQVLAELDITPDLWFFGCHFEGDPVMPGCLGLDAMWQLVGFYLGWCGGPGRGRALGAGEVKFTGQVTPAHRLVSYEINIKRLVKRKLYMGVADAVMRVDGRDIYEAHDLRVGLFTSTEGF
- the waaA gene encoding lipid IV(A) 3-deoxy-D-manno-octulosonic acid transferase: MKWALSSFIYKIVLVLFAPFVPLRLLWRSRRNPAYRRRIGERFARFAPLPARPRLWVHAVSVGEVIAAAPLVRRLRQAYPEHAVLLTCTTPTGSAQIARLFGDTVEHVYLPYDLPHVVARFLDRTRPHLALIMETELWPNLFAACAGRDIPLMVANARLSERSAAGYARLRGLTRETLGQVTLIAAQDTQSARRFTALGARSVRVLGNLKYDLEVPAEMVARGRALRTGFGRGRPVWVAASTHPGEPEAVLAAFADVRKRFADALLILVPRHPERFGEAFSLCAQAGYRVARRSLGESGSADTDVLLGDTLGELLMLYAAADAAFVGGSLVPTGGHNPLEPASLGLPVVTGPYRGNFESIYEALIEAGAAEVVEDADALGAAMTALLGDPAQRRQAGSAGHAVVLRNRGALARTLEAVGELTARGGRRATSSV
- the rfaD gene encoding ADP-glyceromanno-heptose 6-epimerase → MIIVTGGAGFIGSNIVQRLNARGETDILVVDDLTDGTKFVNLADLQIADYLDKDDFIVRVRAGEDFGARAIFHEGACSATTEWDGRFMMENNYAYSKTLLHYCLDRGVAFLYASSASVYGAGPDFVERLDCERPLNVYGYSKFQFDQYVRRLLPGARSQIAGFRYFNVYGPREQHKGSMASVAFHLNNQLLESGRCRLFEGTDGYGDGEQSRDFVYVGDCADVNLWFLDHPDVSGIFNLGTGRAQTFNDVARAVIAWHGKGDLQYIPFPDHLKGRYQSYTQADIAALRQAGYDAPFKTVEEGVQEYLAWLNHN